The Tolypothrix sp. NIES-4075 DNA segment TCTGGAGTATCTGCTGTTTTTCGCGACTGGCTCAATACTGAAATAAAACTCTAGTCTTGAAAGCGTAAGGCTTTAAAAGACTAAATAAATCATGAGCATGGCAAGAATTTTTACAAGTTTGTAGATGACGGTAGAAAATTGATACTTAACCGTCCGGATTGGGTATGAAAGCATCGAAGAAATTACACATGTAAAACCACTTTTTAATCGAGAGTTGGCAGAGGCTTAAAATATGACTACCACACCAGTATATTTATTAACAATTCCGGGAAATTCTTCTATTCAAATTTCTCAAGATGATTTGCGATCGCTTCTAGGTCAAATAGAAACGAAATTGCACCGCAGTAAAGTTTATCGCAATGCTTTGGCTACGTTACAAAATTTGCTAGGTCCTTCATCTGAAGAAGCTAAGGTGTTGTTTAAAGCTATTAGCAGAGAAGCGATCGCTTTATCATTTCAGCAATTTACAACACAGCAACCAAAAGTTACAGATAATCAAGAAAAGCTAACTGCTGCACCATCTACTGAAACAGAAAATAACGACTTATCGCAGTGCTTAAGTACTGTTAAATTAAACACAAACAATCCAGAGACAAATACTAATGAAGATAATTTGCGATCGCCGTCAGGCGGGCACTCCGTGCCATCGCAAAGCGTGCCGTTGGCGGAGCCGACGCACCAGAAGGTATCGCCTGATAAGATAGCCGATAATTCGGTGAAAGCTAAAGAAGATAAAAAGAACGCCAAAAAACCAACGCATTGGCTCAAACGTACTAAAAAACCTTCTAAAGCGGAAATAGCCAAGCAACTTGCGGCTGAACAACGCATAGAAACTCTGCAAAAAATCGGTCAACAATTACAAAAAGCGCGATTTGCTCAAGGTCTTTCTCTTGAGCAACTTAAGGTTTACACTCACATCCCCATCTATCATATGGAAGCAATAGAGAATGGCAACCTTGAGTTATTGCCAGAAGATGTCTATCTGCGTGGCTTTATCCGCGTGATGGGAAATGCTTTGGGACTCAATGGCACAAGTTTAATTGCTGATTTACCCGCACCTGAGATCGCGAAAGCAATTGTACCCATCAGTTCTAAGCTGAAAAATAGTTCCCCAGGATTGGGATTAAATATACGTCCCGTGCATTTGTATGTCGGCTATACAGCTTTGGTTGCTGGAGCTGTTGGAGGATTATCTGTGATGTCTCAGCAAGCAAATTCCGACAGAGCGGTGATTCCAGATGACGTTACACCTTCAGCGGCTTCTCAATCATCGCAACGAATGGAACCAACTACTACACCCGGACTTAGGTCTAGTAGTTCTGGTGTCAGTGTCGGATCTGATATTGCTCCCCCGGAAGCACTTTGATAAAGGTAAAAGGTAAAAGTAAGAAATATTGCTTATTACTTTTACCTTTTTATCACTCCTCTTCTGCTAGGATGCTGTAAATTTCGCGTTTGACTCGGTTGAGAATTTCGCGTACTCTGGTGACTTTATCGGCATTGTTACTGCGAGCTACTTGCATTACTGCTGCACCCACATCAGCGATCGCTTCTTTCAATTCGATTAGCTGTTGGGGTCTGTTTCCCCTGTTCATCCAATTCGGGCGATCGCCTCTTTCGCTAAGTAATTCTCTGCCAGTATCAGTAATTGTATATACTTTTCTTCCTTCTATCTGTTCAGAGGTGAGATAACCTCCTTCTTCAAGTAGTTGCAGAGTGGGGTAAACTGAGCCTGGGCTTGGTTTCCAGAAGCCACCGTAACGCGCTTCTAATTCTTTGATCAATTCGTATCCATGTCGGGGTGACTCTGCAAGTAACTCCAATAAAATGTATTTAATGTCACCACGCGGTGTCCGCCGCTCATCTCCCCAATCTCGTCTTTTCCCGCGACCGTGGTGATGATGCCGTCCTTTTGGTGGCATATCGTCGTATCCAGACTCAAAAAAGTGGCGGTGTCTATGAAGTCCTAAAAACATGCAAGTTTTCTCTCAATGTGTTCGTAATTCCATTATAGACATATCGCGATATATCGTTAACATAACTTAATGATTGGGGAAGAGGGGCAAGATGCGATCGCTTCAGCCATCTAGAGTGCTAATTTTTAGTAAGAATATTTCTGATTACCAATTGGTAATACCATGCACTCGGAAAAGTGATCGATTTCCTTACCACTGTCTCTAGTACAGTTTGTTGAGAATTACAAAGTTGCCAAAGGGTGCAAATCTCGCTCTCAGGTGATTGAGGTAGCGTTAGAATTGTTGCGACTTCGGGAACTAGAAGACGCTTACCGTGAGGCATCTAAGGAAATTGATGCAGATTGGGATCTCACGGTTGCCGATGGGTTGACAGATGAAACGTGGTGAAATATATTATGCTAACCTCAGTCCTGTGGTGACATCTGAAAGCGAGTCTAAAAAATTACCGTAAATTTTCTGACGTTGGCGATAATCGTTATTGCTTACCCTAATTCTAGGATTCACACTTAGGGTTAAAGATGTCGCTGCCAACCTCGGAGCAAATAAACTACCAATTTTTACTCCTCACCCATATGGTGTGTGCTGACGAGCAGATTCACAGCGAAGAGTCAAAAGTGCTGCGAGATTTAGCACAGAATGCCAAGATGGGAACACGCAGCATTGAGGAGATGGAGAAAATACTGAGTCAAGATGAAAATTTTATATCTTTTGAAGATGTAGCGCGTCAAGTCCCCCCTGGTGAGCAAAGTGAGGCGATACGGCAGATAATAGCTATTGCCTGGTAATGCAGCGATGTTTTTAGGTCCAGCGTTGTCACTGTTTGCAGTAGCAACAGATGCGTACTCAATGCATCAAGAAAAGCAGCGAGAACAAAAAATGGCAGATATTCGCCACGATATTACCAGCCAGTTTCAATCAATAGCCAAAGACTTGGAAAATCAGATTCATTTACAACTTTGGGAATTTGAACAACAGGTTTACGGCGAAATTGATAAACAAATCGCAGCCGCACGTCAGCACGAAGAAAGCGCTATTGCTGCTTCAAATATTTGGGTAAAACAACTCGCCGAAATTCGTAAAGACTTTGATTTGATTCTCCGCTACATCAGCAAGGCAACAGAAAATCCTTAATTTACTGACAAATTCCCTTTTGAGGCTTTGACTTGGAATGCAAATTGGCAGGTTGCACCTCCCAAGAAAAGGTAGCTGTGCCATTTTTTATGGCTTGATACCATTTCACCTTAATAGCGATACATATGAATCTTGTAGAGA contains these protein-coding regions:
- a CDS encoding helix-turn-helix domain-containing protein; the protein is MTTTPVYLLTIPGNSSIQISQDDLRSLLGQIETKLHRSKVYRNALATLQNLLGPSSEEAKVLFKAISREAIALSFQQFTTQQPKVTDNQEKLTAAPSTETENNDLSQCLSTVKLNTNNPETNTNEDNLRSPSGGHSVPSQSVPLAEPTHQKVSPDKIADNSVKAKEDKKNAKKPTHWLKRTKKPSKAEIAKQLAAEQRIETLQKIGQQLQKARFAQGLSLEQLKVYTHIPIYHMEAIENGNLELLPEDVYLRGFIRVMGNALGLNGTSLIADLPAPEIAKAIVPISSKLKNSSPGLGLNIRPVHLYVGYTALVAGAVGGLSVMSQQANSDRAVIPDDVTPSAASQSSQRMEPTTTPGLRSSSSGVSVGSDIAPPEAL
- a CDS encoding PadR family transcriptional regulator yields the protein MFLGLHRHRHFFESGYDDMPPKGRHHHHGRGKRRDWGDERRTPRGDIKYILLELLAESPRHGYELIKELEARYGGFWKPSPGSVYPTLQLLEEGGYLTSEQIEGRKVYTITDTGRELLSERGDRPNWMNRGNRPQQLIELKEAIADVGAAVMQVARSNNADKVTRVREILNRVKREIYSILAEEE